In Streptomyces sp. NBC_00433, a single genomic region encodes these proteins:
- a CDS encoding ABC transporter ATP-binding protein, whose protein sequence is MARATTVRHVTVIATESLSKRYPRVTALDRLSVDVTPGVTGLVGANGAGKSTLIKILLGLSPATEGRAAVLGLDVATEGPQIRSLVGYMPEHDCLPPDVSATEFVVHMARMSGLPPTSARERTADTLRHVGLYEERYRPMGGYSTGMKQRVKLAQALVHDPKLVLLDEPTNGLDPTGRDEMLGLIRRVHTDFGISVLVTSHLLGELERTSDHIVVIDGGKLLRASSTSDFTQATASLAVEVTDRESELLGLLTDAGLTAQANGHLLLVDIAGDDTYDTVRDAVAGLGVGLVRMEQRRHRIAELFIDEDTTPTGEDAPSKEGDGRDAA, encoded by the coding sequence GTGGCGCGGGCCACTACGGTCAGGCATGTGACTGTGATCGCTACCGAAAGCCTGAGTAAGCGGTACCCGAGGGTGACCGCTCTTGACCGGCTGTCCGTGGACGTCACCCCCGGTGTGACCGGGCTGGTGGGGGCCAACGGGGCCGGGAAGTCGACCCTGATCAAGATCCTGCTGGGGCTGTCCCCGGCCACCGAGGGTCGTGCCGCCGTGCTCGGACTCGACGTGGCCACCGAGGGGCCGCAGATCCGCAGCCTGGTCGGCTACATGCCCGAGCACGACTGCCTGCCGCCCGACGTGTCGGCGACCGAGTTCGTCGTCCACATGGCCAGGATGTCCGGGCTGCCGCCCACCTCCGCGCGCGAGCGCACCGCGGACACCCTGCGGCACGTCGGCCTGTACGAAGAGCGGTACCGCCCGATGGGCGGTTACTCGACGGGCATGAAACAGCGGGTCAAGCTCGCCCAGGCGCTGGTGCACGACCCGAAGCTGGTGCTGCTCGACGAGCCGACCAACGGCCTCGACCCCACCGGCCGGGACGAGATGCTGGGCCTGATCCGCCGGGTGCACACCGACTTCGGGATCTCGGTGCTCGTCACCTCCCATCTGCTCGGCGAGCTGGAGCGCACCAGCGACCACATCGTCGTCATCGACGGCGGCAAGCTGCTGCGGGCCTCCTCCACCAGCGACTTCACCCAGGCCACCGCGTCCCTCGCGGTCGAGGTCACCGACCGGGAGAGCGAGCTGCTCGGCCTGCTGACCGACGCGGGACTCACCGCGCAGGCCAACGGGCATCTGCTGCTGGTCGACATCGCCGGCGACGACACCTACGACACGGTGCGCGACGCCGTCGCCGGTCTCGGTGTCGGCCTGGTGCGGATGGAGCAGCGCAGGCACCGGATAGCCGAGCTGTTCATCGACGAAGACACCACCCCCACCGGGGAAGACGCCCCGAGCAAGGAAGGAGACGGCCGTGACGCAGCCTGA
- a CDS encoding ABC transporter permease subunit yields MHNIGYRNYTGPRLGRGYARLALFSQSLRGAYGLGRSAKSKVLPMILLGAMCAPALIMVAVAIFTDRPDLPVAYTRYAIIMQAVITLFVAAQAPQSVSRDLRFKTTPLYFSRPIERVDYVAAKYAALTVALFLLTAIPLVILYVGALLAKLSFAHQTAGFAKGLVSVVLLSLLFAGIGLVIAAVTPRRGFGVAAVIALFVVSYAAVSAVQGVADSQEKYHVIGWLGLFSPVTLIDGFQTWFLGAGSAFPHAAGPANAGIGMLYLLVLLAVIAGTFGLLMNRYRKVGLS; encoded by the coding sequence ATCCACAACATCGGGTACCGCAACTACACCGGTCCCCGGCTCGGCCGCGGCTATGCCCGGCTGGCGCTGTTCTCGCAGAGCCTGCGCGGCGCCTACGGGCTCGGCCGCAGCGCCAAGTCCAAGGTGCTGCCGATGATCCTGCTCGGCGCGATGTGCGCGCCCGCGCTGATCATGGTCGCGGTGGCGATCTTCACCGACCGCCCCGACCTGCCGGTCGCCTACACCCGCTACGCGATCATCATGCAGGCGGTCATCACTCTCTTCGTCGCCGCCCAGGCCCCGCAGTCGGTCAGCCGCGACCTGCGCTTCAAGACCACCCCGCTGTATTTCTCCCGCCCCATCGAGCGGGTCGACTACGTGGCGGCCAAATACGCGGCTCTCACCGTGGCGCTCTTCCTGCTGACCGCGATACCGCTCGTCATCCTCTACGTCGGCGCGCTGCTGGCGAAGCTGAGCTTCGCGCACCAGACCGCCGGGTTTGCGAAGGGCCTGGTGTCCGTAGTCCTGCTCTCCCTGCTGTTCGCCGGGATCGGCCTGGTCATCGCCGCGGTCACACCGCGCCGCGGTTTCGGGGTCGCGGCGGTCATCGCGCTGTTCGTGGTCAGCTACGCGGCCGTCTCCGCCGTTCAGGGGGTCGCCGACTCCCAGGAGAAGTACCACGTCATCGGCTGGCTCGGGCTGTTCTCGCCGGTCACCCTGATCGACGGCTTCCAGACCTGGTTCCTCGGCGCGGGCTCCGCCTTCCCGCACGCGGCGGGACCGGCGAACGCCGGGATCGGCATGCTCTACCTGCTGGTGCTCCTGGCGGTCATCGCCGGCACCTTCGGCCTGCTGATGAACCGCTACCGGAAGGTGGGCCTGTCGTGA
- a CDS encoding ABC transporter permease subunit: MYHPTVARLTYRALLGRRRALLLFLLPLLLLVIVSAVRGLAGADDSTANNVLQGFALSAMVPLVGVIAGTGAIGPEIDDGAIVYLLAKPIRRGTIIFTKLLVAIGVTMAFSAIPTLLAGYILNGNGQNIAVAFTVGAAIASIAYAAIFLLLGVLTRHAVVVGLVYALVWEGVVGNVVPGARTLSVQQWALAVAQKLAHGDVVSSDVGLTTSIVLLAAVTAAATWFAGRKLRSLKLAGDE; the protein is encoded by the coding sequence CTGTACCACCCGACCGTGGCACGGCTCACCTACCGGGCGCTGCTCGGCCGCCGCCGCGCCCTGCTGCTGTTCCTGCTCCCGCTGCTGCTGCTGGTCATCGTCAGCGCGGTCCGCGGGCTGGCAGGCGCCGACGACTCCACCGCCAACAACGTGCTCCAGGGCTTCGCGCTCAGCGCGATGGTGCCGCTGGTCGGCGTCATCGCCGGCACCGGCGCCATCGGCCCGGAGATCGATGACGGCGCGATCGTCTACCTGCTGGCCAAGCCGATCAGACGCGGCACGATCATCTTCACCAAACTGCTGGTCGCGATCGGCGTGACCATGGCCTTCTCCGCCATCCCGACCCTGCTGGCCGGCTACATACTCAACGGTAACGGGCAGAACATCGCGGTCGCCTTCACCGTCGGCGCGGCCATCGCGTCCATCGCCTACGCCGCGATCTTCCTGCTGCTCGGCGTGCTCACCCGGCACGCGGTGGTGGTCGGCCTGGTCTACGCGCTGGTGTGGGAAGGCGTGGTCGGCAATGTGGTGCCGGGGGCGCGCACTCTGAGCGTCCAGCAGTGGGCGCTGGCAGTGGCGCAGAAGCTGGCCCACGGCGACGTGGTCAGCTCCGACGTCGGCCTGACCACGAGCATCGTGCTGCTGGCCGCGGTCACGGCCGCGGCCACCTGGTTCGCCGGGCGCAAGCTGCGCAGCCTCAAGCTCGCCGGGGACGAGTGA
- a CDS encoding Cof-type HAD-IIB family hydrolase, translating into MPYRLIATDLDGTLLRSDATVSRGSRDVLAAVAAKGAAHIVVTGRSVPWTRHVLDDLGYEGLAVCGQGAQVYDAAAGRLLTSVTLDRQIAALSLAKIEAEVGPLAVAASRDGLAGDVLIGPGYVYNPELPVIRISGTDELWAEPINKLYIQHPELSDDELTQVAEDVAGDLVSATMAGAGIVELLPLGLTKATGLSLAARRLGVTAAETIAFGDMPNDLPMFGWAGYGVAMANAHPELKRAADEVTASNDEDGIVPVLTRLFGPF; encoded by the coding sequence CTGCCCTACCGGCTGATCGCCACCGACCTGGACGGGACGCTGCTGCGCAGCGACGCCACCGTCTCGCGGGGCTCGCGTGACGTGCTCGCCGCGGTCGCCGCGAAGGGGGCCGCGCACATCGTCGTCACCGGCCGCTCGGTGCCGTGGACCCGCCATGTGCTGGACGACCTGGGCTACGAGGGCCTCGCCGTCTGCGGCCAGGGCGCACAGGTCTACGACGCGGCGGCCGGGCGGCTGCTGACCTCGGTCACACTCGACCGGCAGATCGCCGCCCTGTCGCTGGCCAAGATCGAGGCCGAGGTCGGACCGCTGGCGGTCGCCGCCAGCAGGGACGGGCTCGCCGGCGACGTGCTGATCGGCCCGGGGTACGTCTACAACCCCGAGCTGCCGGTCATCCGCATCAGCGGCACCGACGAGCTGTGGGCGGAGCCGATCAACAAGCTCTACATACAGCACCCGGAATTGTCCGACGACGAGCTGACCCAGGTGGCCGAGGACGTGGCCGGCGACCTGGTCAGCGCCACCATGGCGGGGGCGGGCATCGTGGAGCTGCTGCCGCTCGGGCTCACCAAGGCGACCGGCCTCTCGCTGGCCGCGCGGCGGCTCGGGGTGACGGCAGCCGAGACCATCGCCTTCGGCGACATGCCCAACGACCTGCCGATGTTCGGCTGGGCCGGCTACGGCGTGGCCATGGCCAATGCGCACCCGGAGCTGAAGCGGGCCGCCGACGAGGTGACGGCGTCGAACGACGAGGACGGCATCGTGCCGGTCCTCACCCGGCTTTTCGGCCCGTTCTGA
- a CDS encoding ABC transporter ATP-binding protein, with product MTTISIDNVSRWFGNVVAVNDVTMTIGPGVTGLLGPNGAGKSTLINMMAGFLAPSNGTVTLDGNAIWRNEQAYREIGIVPERESMYDFLTAREFVVANAELHGLPDPAAAAQRALATVEMEYAQDRRIETYSKGMRQRAKMASALVHEPSVLLLDEPFNGMDPRQRLQLMDLLRRMGAAGRTVLFSSHILEEVEQLAHHIEVVVAGRHAASGDFRKIRRLMTDRPHRYLVRSSDDRRLASALIAHASTAAIELDLREDALRIQAVDFAGFTEFLPRIARDHGIRLFTVSPSDESLESVFSYLVTA from the coding sequence GTGACCACGATCAGCATCGACAACGTCTCGCGCTGGTTCGGCAATGTGGTGGCGGTCAACGACGTCACCATGACCATCGGGCCCGGCGTGACCGGCCTGCTCGGCCCCAACGGCGCGGGCAAGTCCACCCTGATCAACATGATGGCCGGCTTCCTCGCGCCCTCCAACGGCACGGTCACCCTGGACGGCAACGCCATCTGGCGCAATGAGCAGGCCTACCGCGAGATCGGCATCGTGCCCGAGCGCGAGTCGATGTACGACTTCCTCACCGCACGGGAGTTCGTCGTCGCCAATGCCGAGCTGCACGGCCTGCCCGACCCGGCGGCCGCGGCTCAGCGGGCGCTGGCCACCGTCGAGATGGAATACGCGCAGGACCGGCGGATCGAGACGTACAGCAAGGGCATGCGGCAGCGCGCGAAGATGGCGTCCGCGCTCGTCCACGAGCCGTCCGTGCTGCTGCTCGACGAGCCCTTCAACGGCATGGACCCCCGGCAGCGGCTCCAGCTGATGGACCTGCTGCGGCGGATGGGCGCCGCGGGCCGCACCGTGCTGTTCTCCTCGCACATCCTGGAGGAGGTCGAGCAGCTCGCACACCACATCGAGGTGGTGGTGGCCGGACGGCACGCCGCGTCGGGCGACTTCCGCAAGATCCGCCGCCTGATGACCGACCGCCCGCACCGCTATCTCGTCCGGTCCAGCGACGACCGGCGGCTGGCGTCCGCGCTGATCGCCCACGCGTCCACCGCGGCGATCGAGCTGGACCTGCGGGAGGACGCCCTGCGCATCCAGGCGGTCGACTTCGCCGGCTTCACTGAATTCCTGCCCCGGATCGCCCGCGACCACGGCATCCGGCTCTTCACGGTCTCGCCTTCCGACGAGTCCCTGGAGAGCGTCTTCTCCTACCTGGTCACGGCGTAA
- a CDS encoding SDR family oxidoreductase, protein MGGSTGAERFVTGADGVRLCVAEYGDAALPTVVLLHGYPDSKEVWSAVAALLADRFHVVLYDVRGHGRSGVPEPLRGGFTLEKLTEDFLAVARAVSPDGPVHLVGHDWGSVQGWEFATVPGTAGRLASFTSVSGPCLDHFGHWIRHRVRRPTPRRAAQVLGQGVKSWYVYALHTPVLPELAWRGVLGKQWPRLLARVEKLPSDGYPTASLPQDAAHGAWLYRDNVRRRLGRPRPDAYAHVPVQLITPTGDAFLSERLYDDLEHWVPRLTRHTLPAKHWVPRSRPQQLARWITDFVTAVEDTGGAGGRPVAGADTGAAAGAGVVRAGRPEMLPRSALGRALPAAKERFGGQLVLVTGAASGIGKATALAFAEAGARVVAVDRDTGGAADTAELARRIGAPDAWPETVDVSDAAAMEALAARTLDSYGVPDVVVNNAGIGLAGSFLDTTPEDWKQVLDVNLWGVIHGCRIYGRQLVERGEGGHIVNTASAAAFLPSRVLPAYSTSKAAVLMLSECLRAELAPHGIGVSAICPGPVNTPITASARHTGVSDEEQARRRARSARLYRLRNYPPEKVAAAVVRAVMRDTAVVPVTPEARGARLLSRLSPGALRALARVDPPL, encoded by the coding sequence ATGGGCGGATCGACGGGCGCGGAGCGGTTCGTGACCGGTGCCGACGGGGTCCGGTTGTGCGTGGCCGAATACGGTGACGCGGCGCTGCCGACTGTGGTGCTGCTGCACGGCTATCCGGACAGCAAGGAAGTCTGGTCCGCCGTGGCGGCGCTGCTCGCCGACCGCTTCCATGTGGTCCTCTACGACGTGCGCGGGCACGGGCGCTCCGGCGTCCCTGAGCCGCTCAGGGGCGGCTTCACACTGGAGAAGCTGACCGAGGACTTCCTCGCGGTCGCCCGCGCGGTGAGTCCGGACGGCCCCGTGCACCTGGTCGGCCACGACTGGGGCTCGGTGCAGGGCTGGGAATTCGCCACCGTGCCCGGCACGGCAGGGCGGCTGGCGTCGTTCACCTCCGTCTCCGGGCCGTGCCTGGACCACTTCGGCCACTGGATCAGGCACCGGGTCCGCCGCCCCACCCCCCGCAGGGCCGCGCAGGTGCTCGGACAGGGCGTCAAGTCCTGGTATGTCTACGCGCTGCACACCCCCGTGCTGCCCGAGCTGGCCTGGCGCGGTGTCCTCGGCAAGCAGTGGCCCAGGCTGCTGGCCCGGGTGGAGAAGCTGCCCTCCGACGGCTATCCGACCGCCTCGCTCCCCCAGGACGCCGCGCACGGCGCCTGGCTCTACCGCGACAACGTGCGGCGGCGGCTCGGCCGGCCGCGGCCCGACGCGTACGCGCACGTGCCGGTGCAGCTGATCACCCCGACCGGTGACGCCTTCCTGTCGGAGCGGCTCTACGACGACCTAGAGCACTGGGTGCCCCGGCTGACCCGGCACACACTGCCCGCCAAGCACTGGGTGCCGCGCTCCCGGCCGCAGCAGCTGGCCCGCTGGATCACCGACTTCGTCACCGCGGTCGAAGACACCGGCGGCGCCGGCGGCCGTCCGGTGGCCGGGGCGGACACGGGTGCGGCGGCGGGAGCGGGCGTCGTGCGGGCGGGGAGGCCGGAGATGCTGCCGAGGTCCGCGCTGGGCAGGGCGCTCCCGGCGGCCAAGGAGCGGTTCGGCGGCCAGCTGGTGCTGGTCACCGGCGCGGCCAGCGGGATCGGCAAGGCCACCGCGCTCGCCTTCGCCGAGGCCGGAGCCCGGGTGGTGGCGGTCGACCGGGACACCGGGGGCGCGGCGGACACCGCCGAGCTGGCCCGGCGGATCGGCGCACCCGACGCCTGGCCCGAGACGGTGGACGTGTCCGACGCCGCGGCGATGGAAGCGCTCGCCGCCCGGACCCTCGACAGCTACGGCGTGCCCGACGTGGTCGTCAACAACGCGGGAATCGGCCTCGCGGGCTCCTTCCTCGACACCACACCCGAGGACTGGAAGCAGGTCCTCGACGTCAACCTGTGGGGTGTCATCCACGGCTGCCGGATCTACGGGCGGCAACTTGTCGAGCGCGGGGAGGGCGGCCACATCGTCAACACCGCCTCGGCCGCGGCCTTCCTGCCGTCCCGCGTGCTGCCCGCGTACAGCACCTCGAAAGCGGCGGTGCTGATGCTCAGCGAATGCCTGCGGGCAGAGCTGGCGCCGCACGGCATCGGGGTGAGCGCGATATGCCCCGGCCCGGTGAACACCCCGATCACCGCCAGCGCCCGGCACACCGGGGTCAGCGACGAGGAGCAGGCACGCCGCCGCGCGCGGAGCGCCCGGCTCTACCGGCTGCGCAACTACCCGCCGGAGAAGGTCGCCGCAGCGGTCGTCAGGGCGGTGATGCGGGACACCGCCGTGGTCCCGGTCACCCCGGAGGCCCGTGGGGCCCGGCTGCTGTCCCGGCTGTCGCCCGGCGCACTGCGGGCGCTCGCCCGGGTCGACCCGCCGCTGTGA